A window from Neobacillus sp. PS3-40 encodes these proteins:
- the nadC gene encoding carboxylating nicotinate-nucleotide diphosphorylase, which translates to MNSLKLRLLLEQFFIEDIGEQDITTDLLFSDHTKGKIVFLAKEEGIFCGEEVINTGFILLNSKVDVQLFIKDGDSIKVGQKLATASGEITDLLKGERVILNLVQRMSGIATLTQKAVQTLNSSFTRICDTRKTTPGLRMLEKYAVRCGGGYNHRYGLYDGVMIKDNHISFAGGVKRAVELVRKSVGHMVKIEVETESREQVIEAVNAGADVIMFDNRTPDEIKELIKLVPNQIITEASGGIQLNNLASFRDTGVQYISLGFLTHSYKALDISVKVLIDKGE; encoded by the coding sequence ATGAACTCATTGAAGCTACGCTTACTACTTGAACAATTTTTTATTGAAGATATTGGGGAGCAAGATATAACGACAGATTTGCTCTTTTCAGATCATACAAAAGGAAAAATCGTCTTTTTAGCCAAAGAAGAGGGTATTTTTTGTGGGGAAGAAGTTATCAACACTGGATTTATTCTTTTAAATTCAAAAGTAGATGTACAACTGTTTATCAAAGATGGGGATTCAATAAAAGTCGGACAGAAGCTTGCAACTGCATCTGGGGAAATAACCGATCTTTTAAAGGGCGAAAGAGTAATCCTAAATCTTGTTCAGCGTATGAGTGGAATTGCAACATTAACACAAAAGGCAGTCCAAACCCTAAATAGTTCATTTACAAGAATATGTGATACAAGAAAAACTACACCAGGGCTACGAATGCTTGAAAAATATGCGGTCAGATGTGGTGGCGGATATAATCATCGCTATGGTTTATATGATGGGGTCATGATTAAGGATAATCATATTTCTTTTGCAGGCGGGGTAAAAAGAGCAGTTGAATTAGTGCGGAAAAGTGTTGGGCATATGGTGAAAATTGAAGTGGAAACTGAGTCGAGGGAACAAGTAATTGAAGCGGTAAACGCTGGTGCAGATGTCATCATGTTCGATAATCGCACCCCTGATGAAATCAAGGAATTAATTAAATTGGTTCCAAATCAAATTATTACTGAAGCTTCCGGGGGGATTCAATTGAATAATTTAGCATCGTTTCGCGATACAGGAGTTCAGTATATTTCCCTTGGTTTTTTAACACATTCATACAAAGCACTTGATATTAGCGTAAAGGTATTGATTGACAAAGGAGAGTAG
- the nadB gene encoding L-aspartate oxidase encodes MELDDVLIIGSGVAALQLAACLNRDKNVRILTKSTVTEANSYLAQGGIAAAIGIHDDPSKHFSDTLEAGRFHNDNESVRQIVNEAPFLINDISMKGNIFDKDQGGDFLLGMEGAHSEKRIVHSGGDATGKNVIELLISKLTENVKIEENVFVYELLLNREQNRCIGVKAKHQDGTIQLFYGKYVILATGGCGQLYSFTSSAETVTGDGIAMAYLAGAEIVDMEFIQFHPTLLYIDGETRGLISEAVRGEGAILVTSDGTPIMDGVHPFKDLAPRHIVSQTIFDYLQNGHEIFLDIKAVKNFEKRFPSITAICRENGLNVSEGKIPVAPGSHFLMGGIRTDLVGRTSINGLFAIGETACTGLHGANRLASNSLLEGLYQGKKLSELINLSSDKPLFPEWPFSIKQIPERKAFLPDINVIQDLMMKRVGIVRSKMLLEKQRNWLNQFTIPEVNELDSYSTQDITTIFMCLIAHLITESAIGRTESRGGHFRSDYPYEDNENWCKKIIIHKQKREVANENELIEATLTT; translated from the coding sequence GTGGAACTAGATGATGTTCTAATTATTGGTAGTGGAGTCGCTGCTTTACAACTGGCAGCTTGTTTAAATAGGGATAAAAATGTGAGGATTCTCACAAAGTCGACAGTAACAGAAGCTAATTCTTACTTAGCACAAGGTGGTATTGCTGCAGCAATCGGCATTCATGACGATCCGTCTAAACATTTTTCAGATACGCTTGAGGCAGGTAGGTTTCACAATGACAATGAATCTGTTCGGCAAATAGTAAATGAAGCCCCCTTTCTAATCAATGATATTTCAATGAAAGGAAATATTTTTGATAAAGACCAAGGTGGGGATTTCCTTCTTGGAATGGAAGGTGCTCACAGTGAAAAGAGAATTGTTCATAGTGGTGGGGATGCAACAGGAAAAAACGTAATAGAATTATTGATTAGTAAATTAACAGAAAATGTAAAAATAGAAGAAAATGTGTTTGTATACGAATTGCTTTTAAATCGTGAGCAGAATCGTTGTATAGGTGTTAAAGCAAAACATCAAGATGGAACAATTCAATTATTCTATGGAAAGTATGTAATCCTTGCTACTGGAGGCTGTGGCCAACTCTATAGTTTTACTTCGAGCGCAGAAACTGTTACTGGTGATGGGATTGCAATGGCTTATCTAGCTGGTGCAGAAATTGTGGATATGGAATTTATTCAATTCCACCCAACCTTGTTATATATAGATGGAGAAACGAGGGGCCTAATTTCAGAAGCAGTAAGAGGTGAAGGAGCGATCCTTGTAACTAGTGATGGAACGCCAATAATGGATGGAGTTCATCCTTTTAAAGATCTTGCACCAAGACATATTGTTTCACAAACAATCTTTGACTATTTACAAAATGGACACGAAATCTTCCTAGATATTAAAGCCGTTAAAAATTTTGAAAAGAGATTTCCGTCGATTACCGCTATTTGCCGAGAAAATGGGCTTAATGTATCAGAGGGAAAAATTCCAGTTGCCCCTGGCAGTCATTTTTTAATGGGTGGAATCAGAACTGATTTAGTAGGCCGTACCTCAATAAATGGGCTTTTTGCCATTGGGGAGACGGCGTGTACAGGTCTTCATGGTGCCAATCGCTTAGCAAGTAATTCCTTATTAGAAGGGCTGTATCAGGGGAAAAAACTTTCTGAATTGATTAATTTAAGCTCTGATAAACCACTGTTTCCAGAATGGCCTTTCTCCATTAAGCAGATCCCTGAAAGAAAGGCATTTCTTCCAGATATAAATGTAATTCAGGATTTGATGATGAAAAGAGTTGGCATTGTTCGTTCTAAAATGCTACTAGAAAAGCAGAGAAATTGGTTAAATCAATTTACTATTCCTGAAGTAAATGAATTAGATTCATATTCTACTCAAGATATTACAACTATTTTCATGTGCCTCATTGCTCACCTAATAACAGAATCTGCAATAGGTCGAACAGAAAGCCGAGGAGGCCACTTTAGGAGTGATTATCCTTATGAAGATAATGAGAATTGGTGTAAGAAAATAATTATTCATAAGCAAAAAAGGGAAGTGGCAAACGAAAATGAACTCATTGAAGCTACGCTTACTACTTGA
- a CDS encoding aminotransferase class V-fold PLP-dependent enzyme: MNVPAIAAMTVAAQRIHNQIQHDFAQFQLMRETLLNELNSIIGYVKIYQARENSQLPSIIGLSIEGIEGQWLMLECNRAGFAISTGSACQVGMKSPSKAMEAF, translated from the coding sequence ATGAATGTACCAGCTATCGCAGCAATGACAGTTGCAGCACAAAGGATTCATAACCAGATCCAACATGACTTTGCTCAATTTCAATTGATGCGTGAAACATTATTAAATGAATTAAATTCAATAATAGGTTATGTTAAGATATATCAGGCACGAGAAAATTCGCAACTTCCTAGTATAATAGGACTTAGTATTGAGGGTATTGAAGGCCAATGGCTTATGCTCGAGTGTAATCGTGCAGGTTTTGCGATTTCTACAGGTAGTGCCTGTCAGGTTGGAATGAAATCTCCTTCAAAAGCTATGGAAGCATTCTGA
- a CDS encoding transcription repressor NadR produces MTDQKKLLGEERRSWLLQMLKETSSPITGSELAAKTNVSRQVIVGDITLLKAKNEPIMATSQGYIYLNHTGATPSYERTIACRHTPEDAEKELNLLVDHGVTVKDVRIEHPVYGDLIASIMVSNRQEVKQFMEKVKSTKASFLSELTSGIHLHTISSSSEKLLDKAEEELKIAGFLIEA; encoded by the coding sequence ATGACGGACCAAAAGAAATTATTGGGAGAGGAAAGAAGGTCTTGGCTTTTACAAATGCTAAAAGAGACAAGCTCACCTATTACTGGCAGTGAACTTGCAGCTAAGACAAATGTTAGCCGACAAGTGATTGTTGGCGATATTACCCTATTAAAAGCGAAGAATGAACCAATCATGGCAACAAGCCAAGGGTACATTTATTTGAATCATACAGGTGCAACCCCTTCCTATGAGCGGACGATCGCATGCCGCCATACACCTGAGGATGCAGAAAAGGAATTAAATTTACTTGTGGATCACGGCGTGACAGTTAAAGATGTACGAATCGAGCATCCCGTCTATGGGGATTTAATCGCCTCCATCATGGTCTCAAATCGGCAAGAAGTAAAACAATTCATGGAAAAGGTCAAAAGCACAAAGGCATCATTTTTATCTGAATTAACATCAGGAATTCATCTTCACACTATTTCTTCTTCAAGCGAAAAACTCTTGGATAAAGCTGAGGAAGAACTTAAAATCGCAGGCTTCCTAATTGAAGCATAA
- a CDS encoding transposase, whose product MPQNKELTYKTTTREGYREYKSDSKKCTNCPFLSQCTRSKNKVKVVTRHVWEEHKEKVRLNRLSKSGKILYKFRKEKIERSFADSGRAAWASLLPVTGLKNTSEQALLTAACQNIKKIVTHLAKLEKVCCNTLS is encoded by the coding sequence ATGCCCCAAAACAAAGAATTAACATACAAAACTACAACCCGTGAGGGATATAGGGAATACAAATCTGATTCGAAGAAGTGTACGAACTGCCCATTTTTATCCCAATGTACACGCTCAAAAAATAAAGTGAAAGTTGTAACACGACATGTTTGGGAGGAGCACAAAGAAAAGGTAAGGTTAAATCGCTTATCTAAATCTGGAAAAATACTTTATAAATTTAGAAAGGAAAAAATTGAGCGAAGCTTCGCAGACTCAGGAAGAGCTGCATGGGCTTCGCTATTGCCGGTTACGGGATTGAAGAATACATCCGAGCAGGCTCTCCTTACTGCCGCATGCCAAAATATAAAAAAGATTGTAACACATTTAGCTAAATTGGAAAAAGTGTGTTGCAATACTTTAAGTTGA
- the pheA gene encoding prephenate dehydratase, with protein sequence MKVGYLGPKATFTELAVNQFFSGFNLKPYQTIPECMDAVVDQEVDFAVVPVENALEGSVNITLDYLTHVVNLSIIAEITAPIRQHFMVHPENKESWKDISKIHSHSHALAQCHKFLHRHFKGIPYETTNSTAAAALHVKSHPEQKTAAIANELAAKEYGLAIVERDIHDFDFNHTRFLVLSDKNKDFMFKEDGFKGYKTTVMVTLPADHAGALHQVLSAFAWRKINLSKIESRPMKTGIGNYFFIIDIDMKLDDVLIPAAILELEALGCHVKVLGSYSSFIIDID encoded by the coding sequence GTGAAAGTTGGATACTTAGGACCTAAGGCCACATTTACCGAATTAGCTGTAAATCAGTTTTTTTCAGGATTTAATTTAAAGCCATATCAAACCATTCCAGAGTGTATGGATGCAGTTGTGGACCAAGAAGTAGATTTTGCAGTGGTTCCCGTGGAAAATGCTTTAGAAGGATCTGTCAACATAACGCTTGATTATTTAACACATGTGGTTAATCTCTCAATTATTGCTGAAATTACTGCTCCAATCAGGCAACATTTTATGGTTCATCCAGAAAACAAGGAGAGTTGGAAGGATATTTCGAAAATCCATAGTCATTCCCATGCTCTTGCGCAGTGCCATAAATTTTTACATAGACATTTTAAAGGTATCCCATATGAAACTACAAATTCAACCGCAGCAGCTGCACTTCATGTGAAAAGTCATCCTGAACAAAAGACAGCGGCTATTGCAAATGAGTTAGCTGCAAAGGAATACGGCTTAGCAATCGTGGAAAGGGATATTCATGATTTTGATTTCAATCATACACGTTTTCTAGTACTATCAGATAAAAATAAAGATTTTATGTTTAAAGAGGATGGGTTTAAGGGTTATAAAACGACCGTTATGGTAACCCTCCCCGCTGACCATGCGGGTGCACTTCATCAAGTATTGTCTGCATTTGCTTGGAGAAAAATCAACCTTTCTAAAATTGAATCTAGACCCATGAAAACTGGAATTGGAAATTATTTTTTCATTATTGATATCGACATGAAGCTTGACGATGTTCTTATCCCAGCAGCTATTTTAGAATTGGAAGCACTTGGTTGTCATGTGAAAGTACTTGGGAGTTATTCTTCCTTTATTATTGATATCGACTAA
- a CDS encoding ACT domain-containing protein, whose translation MKIDKFDKKFYLVREDVLPEAMKKTLEVKEMIERGKAESVWEAVHRVDLSRSAYYKYRDTVFPFSTIKNERLISLFFYLEDRSGTLSQLLRVVASSGCNILTIHQTIPLQGRANVTLSLNTSDIQMEIEDLLSDLRKLEFVEKVEVLGTGA comes from the coding sequence ATGAAGATAGATAAATTCGATAAAAAATTTTATTTAGTGCGTGAGGATGTATTACCTGAAGCGATGAAAAAGACGCTTGAGGTAAAGGAAATGATTGAAAGGGGAAAGGCGGAATCCGTCTGGGAAGCTGTACATCGTGTTGATTTAAGCAGAAGTGCTTATTATAAATACAGAGATACTGTTTTTCCCTTTTCAACAATTAAAAATGAACGTTTAATTTCGCTTTTTTTCTATCTTGAGGATCGTTCTGGCACACTTTCCCAACTCTTGAGAGTGGTTGCCTCTTCCGGATGCAATATTCTAACCATACACCAAACAATTCCTTTGCAAGGTAGGGCAAACGTGACGCTTTCATTAAACACATCAGATATCCAAATGGAAATAGAAGACTTGCTAAGTGATTTGCGCAAGCTTGAGTTTGTCGAAAAAGTTGAAGTGCTGGGAACAGGCGCATAA
- the obgE gene encoding GTPase ObgE, with protein MFVDQVKIYVKGGDGGNGMVAFRREKFVPNGGPAGGDGGKGANVIFEVNEGLRTLMDFRYQHHFKAPRGEHGMSKNQHGRNAKDMIVKVPPGTVIVDDKTKEVIADLVEHEQRAIIAKGGRGGRGNSRFATPTNPAPELSENGEPGQEREVTLELKLLADVGLVGFPSVGKSTLLSVVSSARPKIAEYHFTTIVPNLGMVETEDGRSFVMADLPGLIEGAHAGVGLGHQFLRHIERTRVIVHVIDMAATENRQPYDDFVTINNELKEYNLRLTERPQIIVANKMDMPGAEENLQKFKEQLPSDYSIYPISAITRNGLRDLLYAIADKLEDAPEFPLEEEVEEVTGLHRVIYKHEAEPEAFTITRISDGSFVVKGEKVEKLFKMTDFSREESVRRFSRQLRGFGIDDALREKGAKDGDIVRLLEFEFEFIE; from the coding sequence ATGTTTGTCGATCAAGTGAAAATTTATGTAAAAGGCGGAGACGGAGGCAATGGAATGGTTGCTTTCCGCCGTGAAAAATTTGTACCAAATGGTGGGCCAGCTGGTGGAGATGGTGGAAAGGGCGCTAACGTTATCTTTGAAGTTAACGAGGGCTTAAGAACACTTATGGATTTCCGTTATCAGCATCATTTTAAGGCTCCTCGTGGCGAACACGGGATGTCTAAAAATCAGCATGGTAGAAATGCCAAAGATATGATTGTTAAGGTACCACCGGGAACAGTTATTGTTGACGATAAGACTAAGGAAGTCATTGCCGATTTAGTTGAACATGAACAGCGTGCCATTATTGCAAAAGGGGGCCGTGGAGGCCGAGGCAACTCTAGATTTGCAACGCCTACCAATCCGGCACCAGAGCTCTCAGAAAATGGGGAGCCAGGACAAGAGCGTGAAGTTACTCTGGAATTAAAGCTACTAGCTGATGTTGGTCTTGTCGGTTTTCCAAGTGTAGGAAAATCAACATTGTTATCAGTCGTCTCTTCAGCAAGGCCGAAGATTGCTGAGTACCATTTCACTACCATTGTTCCAAACCTTGGGATGGTTGAAACTGAGGATGGCAGGAGCTTTGTTATGGCAGATTTGCCAGGGTTAATTGAAGGGGCTCATGCTGGAGTAGGGCTTGGCCATCAATTTTTAAGGCATATTGAGCGCACGAGGGTTATTGTTCATGTTATTGATATGGCTGCAACAGAAAATAGACAGCCCTACGATGATTTTGTTACCATTAATAATGAATTGAAGGAATATAATTTGCGCTTAACTGAGCGTCCACAGATTATTGTTGCAAACAAAATGGACATGCCGGGAGCAGAAGAGAATTTGCAGAAGTTTAAAGAACAATTGCCAAGTGATTATTCAATATATCCGATTTCTGCAATAACTAGAAATGGGCTTAGAGACCTTTTATATGCAATTGCCGATAAGCTTGAAGATGCTCCAGAGTTCCCTCTTGAGGAAGAGGTAGAAGAGGTTACTGGTTTACATCGTGTTATTTACAAACATGAAGCAGAACCTGAAGCTTTCACTATTACAAGAATTTCTGATGGATCATTTGTTGTGAAAGGCGAAAAAGTGGAGAAGCTGTTTAAAATGACAGACTTTTCAAGAGAAGAATCTGTACGTCGTTTTTCTCGCCAGCTTCGTGGATTTGGAATTGACGATGCCTTAAGAGAAAAAGGTGCAAAAGACGGGGACATTGTGAGATTATTAGAATTTGAATTCGAATTTATTGAGTAG
- a CDS encoding sporulation initiation phosphotransferase B produces MEKEWNIIEVLSHTRHDWLNRLQLIKGNLDLNRVDRAKSIIDEIIIESQQESKLTNLHMPVFASLLLRSNWENHLFQLEYEVLDNTHSPKMNELLLTNWTSLFFACLNSAIDAFQENHLSITIDTQIDGTRFFFDFSGIIKKKERIEQFLAKPSKLDWTIVVKEFSEHELALEVFIPQT; encoded by the coding sequence ATGGAAAAAGAATGGAACATTATAGAAGTGCTTAGTCACACGCGGCATGACTGGCTTAATCGGCTCCAATTAATTAAAGGTAATTTGGATTTAAATCGAGTAGATCGGGCTAAAAGTATAATTGATGAAATTATTATTGAATCACAACAAGAATCGAAACTTACTAATTTACATATGCCTGTTTTTGCTTCGTTACTGCTTAGGTCAAATTGGGAAAATCACTTGTTTCAGCTTGAATATGAAGTGCTTGATAATACCCATTCACCTAAAATGAACGAGTTGCTGCTAACAAACTGGACAAGTTTATTTTTTGCCTGTTTGAATTCTGCAATTGATGCATTTCAAGAAAACCATTTATCGATTACAATTGACACGCAAATAGATGGCACTCGTTTCTTTTTTGATTTTAGCGGGATAATAAAGAAGAAAGAACGGATAGAACAATTCCTTGCCAAACCAAGTAAATTGGACTGGACAATAGTGGTGAAGGAATTCTCTGAACACGAACTCGCACTTGAAGTTTTTATTCCACAAACATAG
- the rpmA gene encoding 50S ribosomal protein L27, which produces MLRLDLQFFASKKGVGSTRNGRDSQSKRLGAKRADGQFVSGGSILYRQRGTKIYPGENVGRGGDDTLFAKVDGIVKFERMGRDHKKVSVYPVAQEA; this is translated from the coding sequence ATGTTAAGATTAGATCTTCAGTTCTTCGCTTCTAAAAAGGGAGTAGGTTCTACAAGAAACGGACGTGACTCTCAGTCTAAGCGCCTTGGTGCTAAGCGTGCAGATGGTCAATTCGTTTCTGGTGGTTCAATTCTTTACCGTCAACGCGGTACAAAGATTTATCCAGGTGAAAACGTTGGCCGTGGTGGAGATGACACTCTATTCGCAAAAGTTGACGGTATCGTTAAATTCGAGCGCATGGGTCGTGACCACAAAAAAGTGAGCGTTTATCCAGTAGCTCAAGAAGCTTAA
- a CDS encoding ribosomal-processing cysteine protease Prp has product MIRITINRKKTGFIHSFVFEGHAGFANHGEDIVCAGASAISFGTVNSIIKLTGVNPDIDMGDSGFLRCVIPEELSDDVQEKVQLLLEGMIISLQTIEQDYGRHIKITFKKWEV; this is encoded by the coding sequence ATGATAAGAATAACAATTAATCGTAAGAAAACCGGATTCATTCATTCATTTGTGTTTGAAGGTCATGCTGGTTTTGCCAATCATGGTGAAGATATCGTCTGTGCAGGGGCATCTGCTATTTCATTTGGTACTGTTAATTCAATTATCAAATTAACTGGTGTAAATCCCGACATCGATATGGGGGATTCAGGATTTCTTCGATGCGTGATTCCGGAAGAACTTTCGGATGACGTTCAAGAAAAGGTCCAGTTACTCCTCGAAGGAATGATCATTTCTTTGCAGACGATTGAACAGGATTACGGAAGACACATAAAAATTACCTTCAAAAAGTGGGAGGTGTAA
- the rplU gene encoding 50S ribosomal protein L21, with protein sequence MYAIIETGGKQVKVEEGQAIYIEKLNAEAGETVTFDKVLFVGGENVKVGSPLVQGATVTATVEKQGRQKKIIVFKYKAKKNNRKKQGHRQPYTKVVIGKINA encoded by the coding sequence ATGTACGCAATTATCGAAACTGGCGGAAAGCAAGTAAAGGTAGAAGAAGGCCAAGCCATCTACATTGAAAAACTAAACGCAGAAGCAGGCGAAACAGTTACTTTTGATAAGGTTCTTTTCGTAGGCGGTGAAAACGTAAAAGTAGGAAGCCCATTAGTTCAAGGCGCTACTGTTACAGCTACTGTTGAAAAACAAGGCCGTCAAAAGAAAATCATCGTTTTCAAGTATAAAGCGAAGAAAAACAACCGTAAAAAGCAAGGTCATCGTCAGCCGTATACAAAAGTAGTTATCGGAAAAATCAACGCATAA
- a CDS encoding Rne/Rng family ribonuclease, with product MKKLIVNYASREKRYALMINNQVEKIVIDRPEHQSLVGNIYYGTVTKVLPGMNAVFVDIGEEKNAYLHRDLLAKYVLSNEDNQVKEAKSITKFVHQGERIIVQVNKDATGTKGPRVTGINEIQGNYLIYMPNGRYVAVSKKIVEEGKKTSLRRLGTRIKGEVEGIIFRTSSNNASEEEISEEFFQLRQQYEEMIRKADSLKKPDLLFQKETFVEILTETMERMTNGEVILDDLGLKQKLESHELVKKGNVKLTYFSQKENLFSSLRVEHEIEKALKRVVWLENGSYLIFDEAEALTIIDVNTGKFSGKIDLHDTVLKTNHLASIEIARQLRLRDIGGMVLIDFIDMKRDQDRVSILETMEKELKRDEKRTKVFGFTPLGILQLTRKKTRVTLSEALQVRCPECAGTGRIDSVETVAFRLERELFEHRHSEFEAVLVETTKEVKEAFEGPNQIYQNHFEQATHLKVFFSITPKNIPYYHLKQFGDESAISSKRNGFY from the coding sequence TTGAAAAAATTGATTGTGAATTATGCTTCAAGAGAAAAGCGATATGCCCTTATGATCAACAATCAAGTTGAGAAAATTGTGATTGATCGCCCAGAACATCAATCACTTGTAGGGAATATTTATTATGGGACTGTAACGAAGGTTTTACCTGGTATGAATGCTGTTTTTGTTGATATTGGTGAAGAAAAAAATGCTTATTTGCATCGTGACCTTCTTGCCAAATATGTATTGTCAAATGAGGATAATCAGGTAAAAGAAGCGAAAAGTATTACCAAGTTTGTTCATCAAGGAGAAAGAATTATTGTCCAAGTTAATAAGGATGCAACAGGAACAAAAGGCCCTAGGGTAACTGGAATTAACGAGATTCAAGGCAATTATCTTATCTATATGCCAAATGGTCGCTATGTGGCTGTGTCTAAAAAAATTGTTGAAGAGGGTAAAAAAACATCCCTTCGCCGTCTTGGAACCCGTATAAAGGGAGAGGTGGAAGGGATTATTTTTCGTACATCAAGTAATAATGCTTCTGAAGAAGAAATAAGCGAAGAATTTTTTCAATTAAGACAGCAATATGAAGAAATGATTCGAAAAGCAGATTCCCTAAAAAAGCCAGACTTGCTCTTTCAAAAAGAAACATTCGTTGAGATCCTCACTGAAACAATGGAAAGGATGACGAATGGGGAAGTTATTCTCGACGATCTTGGTTTAAAACAGAAGCTGGAGTCTCATGAATTGGTCAAAAAAGGTAATGTAAAGCTAACCTACTTTAGTCAAAAAGAAAATCTATTTTCAAGCCTCAGGGTAGAACATGAAATTGAAAAAGCATTAAAAAGAGTGGTCTGGCTGGAAAATGGATCCTACCTTATTTTTGATGAAGCAGAAGCTCTAACAATTATTGATGTTAATACTGGTAAGTTTTCTGGGAAAATTGATCTCCACGATACTGTATTAAAGACAAATCACCTTGCTTCCATAGAAATTGCACGGCAACTCCGTCTTCGCGATATTGGTGGTATGGTTCTCATTGATTTTATTGATATGAAACGTGATCAAGATCGAGTCAGTATTTTGGAAACGATGGAAAAGGAATTAAAAAGAGATGAAAAAAGAACGAAGGTTTTTGGTTTTACTCCGCTGGGAATTCTGCAGCTAACCAGGAAGAAAACAAGAGTTACTCTGTCAGAGGCCCTCCAGGTGAGATGCCCTGAATGTGCGGGCACGGGCCGAATTGATAGTGTAGAAACGGTTGCTTTTCGACTTGAAAGAGAGTTATTTGAGCACCGTCATTCAGAGTTTGAAGCGGTTTTGGTTGAAACGACAAAAGAGGTAAAAGAGGCATTTGAAGGACCAAACCAAATCTATCAAAACCATTTTGAGCAAGCAACACATTTAAAGGTATTCTTTTCCATAACTCCAAAGAACATACCTTATTATCATTTGAAACAATTTGGAGATGAAAGTGCGATAAGTTCAAAAAGGAATGGTTTCTATTGA
- a CDS encoding M50 family metallopeptidase: MTKAKYLIQHIQIHPLLWIVIAISIVTAHFMELSILLGIIFIHEMGHAAAASFFSWRIKRIVLLPFGGVAEMDEHGNRPLKEEAIVVISGPIQHIWMVAVAFLIYSMSWISKDMYDLFFHYNLMIFVFNLFPIWPLDGGKLLFLLLSLQKPFPQAHRLTLIISFICLNLFSLLIFITALTQLNLWIVIAFLYFSLYYEWKQRRYVFIRFLLERYYGKKEGLYFLKPIKVNEGELIIQVLERFQRGCKHPIVIEGQGNEKKSLDENEILHAYFTEKRITDKISDLLFSY; the protein is encoded by the coding sequence TTGACTAAAGCCAAATATTTAATCCAGCATATTCAAATTCATCCATTATTGTGGATTGTCATCGCAATATCTATTGTGACTGCCCATTTTATGGAACTTTCCATATTGCTTGGAATTATTTTTATACATGAAATGGGGCATGCTGCAGCGGCATCCTTTTTTTCATGGAGGATAAAAAGGATTGTGCTTCTCCCCTTTGGGGGTGTGGCTGAAATGGATGAGCATGGGAATAGACCTTTAAAAGAAGAGGCAATCGTGGTCATTTCTGGTCCAATTCAGCATATCTGGATGGTAGCTGTTGCATTCCTTATATATTCAATGTCTTGGATTTCAAAAGACATGTACGATCTTTTTTTCCATTATAACTTGATGATCTTTGTCTTTAATCTATTCCCTATTTGGCCGCTAGATGGGGGAAAACTACTTTTTCTGTTGTTATCATTACAAAAACCATTTCCACAAGCACATCGATTGACGTTAATCATTTCTTTTATTTGTTTGAATCTTTTTTCTTTACTTATTTTCATTACAGCTCTTACCCAATTAAACTTATGGATTGTAATTGCCTTCTTATATTTTTCACTTTATTACGAATGGAAACAAAGACGGTATGTGTTTATTCGATTTTTATTAGAAAGATATTATGGAAAAAAAGAAGGGCTCTATTTTCTTAAACCGATAAAAGTGAATGAAGGTGAACTGATTATTCAGGTTTTAGAACGATTTCAACGGGGCTGCAAACATCCGATTGTTATTGAGGGCCAAGGAAATGAAAAAAAATCATTGGATGAGAATGAAATTTTGCATGCTTATTTTACTGAGAAGAGAATAACAGATAAGATAAGTGACCTTCTTTTCTCATACTAA